One Coleofasciculus sp. FACHB-1120 DNA window includes the following coding sequences:
- a CDS encoding ABC transporter substrate-binding protein translates to MSRPASAKNIKPSWAIALAVTTITTSFLTVACENPSQTTPGNNTPTSTTSSPAQTTGSTPATSGSGLKIGSLLPTTGDLSSVGQPLPDAIRLLIDTVNKCGGVNSQPVTFIPEDDQTDPNAGTAGMTKLTEVDRVAGVVGSFASSVSSAAVPVAVRNKVMFISPGSTSPVFTERAKKGEFQGYWARTAPPDTYQAQALAKLASDRGFKRVSTIVINNDYGVGFEQEFVQAFKKLGGTIVNKPTRYDPKAATFESDILEAFKDKPDAVAAVVYAETGSLLLKSAYEQGLSKGVQVMLTDGAYSEDFPEQVGKTSDDQFILTGAIGTVPGANGPALAEFTKIWKEKTGRGLSAYVPHAWDAAALMVLAAEDAKSNSGEGIKSKIRDVANAPGTEVSDVCQALELVRKGEEINYQGASGNVDIDANGDVVGSYDVWAVEPTGSLAVTGKVSPQVAVTK, encoded by the coding sequence ATGAGCAGACCCGCTTCAGCCAAAAATATCAAACCGAGTTGGGCGATCGCCCTAGCAGTTACCACCATTACGACAAGTTTTCTAACCGTTGCTTGCGAAAACCCCTCTCAAACAACGCCAGGTAATAACACGCCAACCAGTACAACCAGTAGCCCCGCCCAGACTACAGGTTCTACCCCAGCCACCAGCGGTTCCGGACTCAAGATTGGCTCACTGCTGCCGACCACTGGCGACCTATCTTCCGTAGGGCAACCCCTGCCAGATGCTATCCGCCTGTTAATAGACACCGTCAACAAGTGTGGCGGCGTCAATAGTCAGCCAGTCACATTTATTCCTGAAGATGACCAAACCGATCCCAACGCTGGCACCGCAGGAATGACCAAATTAACGGAAGTAGATAGAGTTGCTGGCGTCGTCGGTTCCTTTGCCAGCAGCGTTTCTAGTGCCGCCGTACCTGTTGCTGTCCGCAACAAGGTGATGTTTATCTCACCGGGTAGCACCAGCCCAGTCTTTACCGAACGAGCCAAAAAAGGAGAATTTCAAGGTTATTGGGCGCGGACAGCTCCCCCCGATACCTATCAAGCTCAGGCTTTAGCAAAACTAGCTAGTGACAGAGGATTTAAGCGCGTTTCCACCATCGTCATCAACAACGACTATGGAGTTGGTTTTGAACAAGAATTTGTACAAGCCTTTAAAAAATTAGGAGGCACTATTGTCAACAAACCAACTCGCTACGACCCCAAAGCCGCTACTTTTGAAAGCGACATACTAGAAGCGTTCAAGGACAAGCCTGATGCGGTAGCAGCAGTTGTTTATGCTGAAACCGGCAGTTTGCTCTTAAAATCTGCCTACGAACAAGGTCTAAGTAAAGGCGTCCAGGTGATGCTGACAGATGGTGCTTATTCGGAAGACTTTCCCGAACAGGTCGGCAAAACCAGCGATGATCAATTTATATTAACTGGGGCAATTGGCACGGTTCCCGGTGCTAATGGCCCAGCACTGGCTGAGTTCACCAAGATTTGGAAAGAGAAAACCGGAAGGGGATTGAGCGCCTATGTCCCTCACGCCTGGGATGCTGCCGCTTTGATGGTACTAGCAGCCGAAGACGCTAAATCAAATAGCGGCGAAGGCATTAAAAGTAAAATTCGTGATGTCGCCAATGCCCCTGGCACAGAAGTGAGCGATGTTTGTCAGGCGCTAGAACTGGTACGGAAGGGTGAGGAGATTAACTACCAGGGAGCTAGCGGTAACGTGGATATTGATGCTAATGGCGATGTGGTGGGTAGCTACGATGTCTGGGCAGTGGAACCTACGGGTAGTCTAGCTGTGACCGGCAAAGTCAGCCCCCAAGTAGCAGTAACCAAATAA
- a CDS encoding serine hydrolase, translated as MTFFHKDAQLEKLGDRILEATWAEFPGLARNQIALTWVVYDPPVPVNTGGALSSEEFWKYPVRGFSYRGVERIFPASIVKLFYLVAVQEWLEQNMLQTSSELERAIRDMIIDSSNDATSLVLDVLTGTTSGPELPPGPFETWQLQRNIVNRYFQSLGWTEMETINVNQKPWGDGPYGRERAFLGEMRENRNMVTTNATARLLHTIVGGVAVSSGRSQAMMGLMKRSLHPEDDEAPDEENQVRGFLGGGLPPNAQLWSKAGWTSQVRHDAAYIELPSRQPYLLIVFTEGKANSKNKAILPFVSQQVVAAMDTLT; from the coding sequence ATGACATTTTTTCACAAAGACGCACAACTAGAAAAATTAGGCGATCGCATTTTAGAAGCAACTTGGGCAGAATTTCCGGGATTAGCCCGCAACCAAATTGCCTTAACCTGGGTAGTGTACGATCCCCCAGTGCCCGTCAATACTGGCGGTGCCCTCAGCTCAGAGGAATTTTGGAAATATCCAGTCCGAGGCTTTAGCTATCGCGGCGTTGAGCGAATCTTTCCGGCCAGCATCGTTAAACTGTTTTATCTGGTTGCTGTACAAGAGTGGCTGGAACAAAATATGCTCCAGACTTCCTCGGAGTTAGAGCGGGCCATCCGCGACATGATTATTGATTCGAGCAACGACGCCACCAGCTTGGTGCTGGATGTATTGACTGGCACCACTAGCGGTCCAGAGTTGCCACCGGGGCCGTTTGAAACCTGGCAGTTGCAGCGCAATATCGTGAATCGCTACTTTCAATCCCTCGGCTGGACAGAGATGGAAACCATCAATGTTAATCAAAAACCTTGGGGTGACGGCCCCTATGGGCGAGAGCGGGCATTTTTAGGGGAGATGCGGGAAAACCGCAATATGGTGACGACCAACGCCACGGCGAGGCTGCTACATACCATTGTCGGAGGCGTTGCAGTTTCCTCTGGGCGATCGCAAGCAATGATGGGACTGATGAAACGCAGCCTCCATCCAGAAGACGATGAAGCCCCCGATGAGGAAAATCAGGTTCGGGGTTTCTTAGGTGGCGGACTGCCTCCAAATGCCCAATTGTGGTCTAAAGCCGGTTGGACAAGCCAAGTTCGCCATGACGCCGCTTATATCGAGCTACCATCACGGCAACCTTATCTGTTGATTGTGTTCACCGAAGGCAAAGCAAATAGTAAAAACAAAGCGATTCTCCCCTTTGTTTCCCAGCAAGTTGTAGCGGCAATGGACACCCTTACCTAG
- a CDS encoding C40 family peptidase, protein MTHDSFREYQCRVNLNLYDSPSCTRLATQAVTGRHLRILSPKTEILSIQVCLSEDDYSGWVAIQDLKEIEEAQTAYEAYTISPTEIQNRIPQVIAFMQAAMQQPNYYLWGGTVGPNYDCSGLMQAAFAASGIWLPRDSYQQEAFTESIAIQELQSGDLIFFGIGDRTTHVALYLGEGRYIHSSGQEQGRNGIGIDVLSEQGDSISQAYFRQLRSCGRVVASYQPQRQ, encoded by the coding sequence ATGACCCATGACTCATTCCGCGAGTACCAATGTCGAGTCAATCTAAACCTCTATGATTCCCCCAGTTGTACTCGTTTGGCAACTCAGGCAGTAACCGGACGTCACTTGCGGATTTTGTCGCCAAAGACGGAGATATTGTCTATCCAGGTTTGTCTGAGTGAAGATGACTATTCCGGCTGGGTGGCAATTCAAGACCTCAAAGAGATTGAGGAGGCTCAAACGGCCTACGAAGCTTATACTATCTCCCCGACAGAAATTCAAAATCGCATACCCCAAGTCATTGCCTTTATGCAAGCGGCGATGCAACAGCCGAATTATTATCTCTGGGGCGGAACAGTCGGACCAAATTATGACTGTTCCGGGCTGATGCAAGCCGCTTTTGCAGCCTCTGGGATTTGGTTGCCAAGAGATTCCTATCAACAGGAAGCTTTTACAGAATCGATTGCGATTCAAGAGCTACAATCAGGTGATTTAATCTTTTTTGGCATCGGCGATAGAACAACCCATGTTGCTTTATACCTGGGAGAAGGACGTTATATCCATAGTTCCGGTCAAGAGCAAGGTCGCAACGGAATTGGGATTGATGTCCTTTCGGAACAGGGAGATTCGATTAGTCAGGCGTATTTTCGGCAACTGCGCTCTTGCGGGCGAGTGGTTGCCAGTTATCAACCACAACGACAATAA
- a CDS encoding glycosyltransferase family 2 protein — translation MSADDIPDISVVVPVYNEVESLPHLVEAIATTLIATNLNYEIICVDDGSKDGSAQLLKSLVQTHKNLKAVLLRRNYGQTPAMSAGFNYARGKVIITMDGDLQNDPADIPRLLAKLEEGYDLVSGWREKRQDAALTRLLPSKIANWLIGRVTGVELHDYGCSLKAYRSELVADMNLYGELHRFLPALAFIEGARITELPVGHHARRYGSSKYGLGRTFRVVMDLLTVYFMKKFLTRPMHVFGLFGIIAMALGTLLGLYLTILKVGFGQSIGDRPLLILAVVLLVTGVQLFSFGLLAELLMRTYHESQGRPIYRVREVVGPNVNNSKQREG, via the coding sequence ATGTCTGCTGACGATATCCCCGATATTTCTGTAGTAGTGCCGGTTTATAACGAGGTAGAAAGTTTACCCCACCTAGTTGAAGCGATCGCAACCACTTTAATTGCGACGAATCTGAACTACGAAATTATTTGCGTGGATGATGGTTCCAAGGATGGCTCAGCACAATTGCTAAAATCTCTGGTGCAAACCCACAAAAATTTAAAAGCAGTGCTTCTGCGTCGTAACTACGGTCAAACTCCGGCGATGTCTGCGGGGTTTAACTATGCGCGAGGCAAGGTGATTATCACAATGGATGGCGATTTGCAGAATGACCCGGCGGATATTCCTCGGCTCCTAGCAAAGTTAGAAGAAGGCTATGACTTAGTGAGTGGCTGGCGTGAAAAACGACAGGACGCCGCTCTGACTCGTCTGCTTCCGTCTAAAATCGCTAACTGGTTAATTGGGCGAGTCACGGGTGTAGAGTTGCATGATTACGGTTGTTCCCTAAAAGCCTACCGCTCAGAATTGGTGGCGGATATGAATCTTTATGGGGAATTGCACCGATTTTTACCAGCTTTGGCGTTCATTGAAGGGGCAAGAATTACTGAGCTGCCAGTAGGGCATCATGCCCGCCGCTATGGAAGCAGTAAGTATGGGCTGGGGCGGACATTCCGAGTCGTGATGGACTTGTTAACCGTCTACTTTATGAAAAAGTTCCTCACCCGCCCCATGCACGTCTTTGGGCTGTTTGGCATTATTGCAATGGCATTGGGGACGCTGCTCGGTCTGTATTTAACGATTTTAAAAGTGGGTTTCGGTCAGAGCATTGGCGATCGCCCGTTATTGATTTTGGCGGTCGTACTGCTAGTGACGGGTGTGCAATTGTTTTCTTTTGGACTGCTTGCGGAATTGTTAATGAGAACTTATCACGAGTCTCAGGGCAGACCAATCTATCGGGTGAGGGAAGTTGTTGGGCCGAATGTTAACAATAGTAAACAAAGGGAAGGCTAA